GTTCCGGAATTCCTTCTTTGGTATGAGCGGAAACCGGTACGAAAATAGTACTTCCACCCCAGTCTTCCGGGATCAGTTCATATTCTGCCAGTTCCTGTTTTACACGATCCACATTTGCACTTGGCTTATCGATCTTGTTGATCGCCACTACGATCTCGATTCCGGCTGCTTTCGCATGGTTGATAGCCTCTACAGTCTGTGGCATAACACCATCATCTGCTGCAACTACCAGAATCGCAATATCTGTGGAATTTGCACCACGCATACGCATGGAGGTAAATGCCTCATGTCCCGGAGTATCCAAAAATGTGATCTTTTCTCCGTTGACCGTTACCACACTTGCACCGATATGCTGGGTGATTCCACCGGCCTCACGGTCTGTTACGTTGGTATCACGGATTGCATCCAGAAGGGATGTTTTACCATGGTCAACGTGTCCCATTACGCAGACTACCGGCGGACGTTTTACCATCTTGCTTTCGTCCTCTTCGTCCTCTTTCAGAAGTTCCTCGATTACATCAACGACTTCTTCTTTCTCGCAAAGTACATCAAATTCCATTGCGATCTCTTCTGCGGTATCATAATCCACTTCCTGATTTACCGTTACCATCTTACCCTGCATAAACAGTTTTTTCACGATCACGGACGGAACGACTTTCATCTTGTCTGCCAGTTCCTGAATCGTCAGAGATTCCGGAATTACGATCTGTTTGATAGTCTCTTCTTTCTTTTTCTCCTGTTTCTGCGGTTTCTTAATCTCTGCCTGGTTCTTCTGATTCTTGCCTTTCCGGCTCTTTCCTACAAAATCATCATCCAGACGTTCCTGTTTCTTGTGATCTTTTTCTTTATCCTTTGTCTTGTTACGACTCGGCTTCTGTTCCGGTACAACCGGTGCAGGAATGGAAGATCTTTCATCTCTTCTGCGGTTGTCTCTGTTTCTGTTATCCCGGTTGTCGCGATTGTCTCTTCTGTTGTCTCTGCGGTCATCGGATCTGCCACCCTGATTGCCCTGGAACCGGTTATTTCTGTTGTCTCCGTTTGGACGACGGTCATTGTGACCACCACCTTGTCCGTTTCGGTTTCCATTGTTATTGTTATTAAATGGTCTGGAATTTCTCTGACCGGATGCCGATCGCTGTCCCTGCTGGTTCTGACCGCCCTGATTCTGGTTCTGATTGGCTGTCTGGCGCTGTCCCTGATTCTGACTGCCCTGATTTGCTGCCGGGCGCTGTCCCTGGTTCTGACTACCCTGATTTGCTGCCGGACGCTGTCCCTGATTCTGACCCTGATTTCCTGTCGGACGCTGTCCCTGCTGATTCTGACCCGGACGCTGTGCTCTCTGTCCGTTTGGTCTGCCGCCCTGTCTGGAGCCGTTCTTCAAATTCTGTGGCCGGAAGACCTGCACAATATTTTTCTTCTTCGGTGCTTCCTGCTTTTCTTCTGCTTTTGTCTCCTGATTTGCTGCCGGATGTTTCTTTCCGTAAGCACTGCGGATGGATGCAACCACATCATCCTCCAGTGTACTCATATGACTCTTCACATCGACTTCTTTCTTTTTCAAAACGTCCATCAGGACTTTATTTTCCATGCCAAGCTCTTTGGCCAGCTCATGTACTCTGATTTTTGTCATATTGCAACTACCTCCTTTATGCAATCGTGTTTCTGTCTGTTGAAGTTTCCATTTCCTGAATGTTTTTCAGAATTCCTTTTGCGAACCCCTCATCCAGTACCGCCAGTGATGCGCGGAACTGTTTTCCCATCGCATGTCCCAGGCTCTCTTTATCACTGTAAAAACAGATCGGGACTTTATGATACTCACACATATTCCGAAAATTTTTCTTTGTATTTTCTGATGCATCTCCTGCCACGATCACAAGATATGCGCGTCTTGCCTTTGCTTCCCGCTCCGTCATAAATTCTCCGCTCACAGTCTTTCCTGCTTTCGTGGCCAGACCGATCAGGGAGAGTGCCTTATCTTGTCTCAATCGTCTGCATCTCCTCTTTTAATTCATCATATACCTCAGACGGAATCGCCTGTTTGAAGGAACGCTCCAGCCCCTTGCTCTTTATCGCACGCTCCAGACATTCCCCGGACGGGCACAGATATGCACCCCGGCCGTTCTTCTTGCCGGATGCATCCAGTACAAATTCCTCCTCCGGTGTCTTCAGAACCCGGATCATTTCTTTTTTATTTTTCATTTCTCCGCATCCTACGCATTTACGCATGGGAACTTTTTTCTTTACGCTCAAGTGCCTTCACCTCATTTGATTCCTGACTGTTATTCTTATTCTTCTACTTCCTGAAACTCGACTGCATCCTGGGATACTTCTTCGTCTGTATAATTCTCAGCCGGATACTCTTCCTCATATCCATCCTCGTATCCTTCTTCCATCATCTGCATCTGTTCCATATAATCTTCCGGCAGTTCTCCGGATTCGATTGCCTGTGTCTCACTCTTGATATCGATCTTGTATCCGGTCAGACGGGCTGCAAGTCTTGCATTCTGTCCTTCTTTTCCGATTGCCAGAGATAACTGATAATCCGGAACGATCACGCTTGCCATCTTCTCATCCGGATCCGCCATAACAGAAATGACCTTGGCCGGACTCAGAGCATTTTCAATCAGAAGTGCCGGGTTGTCACTCCAGTTGATAATGTCGATCTTCTCGCCTCTTAACTCATCTACGATCGCATTGACACGTGCTCCGTTTAATCCTACACATGCTCCTACCGGATCTACATTCTCATCATTGGATGCCACAGCGATCTTGGTTCTGGATCCTGCTTCTCTTGCAATGCTCTTGATCTCAACGATTCCTTCTTTTACTTCCGTCACCTCAGCCTCAAAGAGACGCTTTACAAGCTCCGGATGGGTACGGGATACCAGGATCTTCGGTCCCTTCGGTGTGTTCTTCACTTCTACCACATAAAGCTTGATACGCTCGGTCGGTTTGAAATGCTCGGTCTTTACCTGTTCCTGCTCTGTCAGCATTGCATCGGCTCTTCCCAGATTGATGCTGATATTTTTGCCAACATAACGCTGTACAATACCTGTTACGATATCTTTCTCTTTTTCAAAATACTGATCGTAAACGACTTTCCGTTCTTCTTCGCGGATCTTCTGTAAGATCAGGTTCTTTGCGTTCTGTGTTGCGATTCGTCCGAAAGATTTGGACTCTACCGGGATCTGTGCGATGTCTCCCATCTCCAGCTTCGGATCGATCTCCTTTGCATCTTCCAGGCTGATCTCGATTGCCGGATCAAATACTTCTTCTACGACTTCCTTTTCCGCAATTACGGAATAATCACAGGTCTCACGGTTCATCGTAATCTTGATATTATCCGATGTTCCGAAATGATTCTTACATGCACTGATCAGTGAATTTTCGATTGCATCCAGCATCGTGTCCTTGCTGATGTTCTTTTCTTCTTCCAGGACTTTCAATGCTTCCATTAATTCTGTGTTCATTTTTACCCTTCCTCCTTATAATCAGAAATCAAACGCCAGTCGAATCAAAGCGATTTCTTTTTTCTCAAATGTCTGTTTTTCTCCGTCTTCATACGCGATCGTCACCGTATCTTTATCATATCCATCCAGGATTCCGATAAACTCTTTCTGGTGATCGATGGCACGATAGGTACGGACTTCCACTTCTTCCCCAAGACTTCTCTTAAAATCTTTCTCTTTTTTCAGAGGTCTTCCGAGTCCCGGAGAACTTACCTCAAATATATAGCTGTCTTCAATATAATCTTTCTCATCCAGAATATCGGAAAATTCCCGGCTGACAGCCTCGCAGTCGTCTACCGTGATTCCGCCTGGCTTATCAATATAAGCCCGCAAATACCACTGACCGCCTTCTTTTACATACTCAACGTCTACCAATTCAAACCCCAGACGTGTGATGATCGGTTCCAGTAATGTTTCTGTCTTTTGCTCGTATTCTTCTCTTCTCGCCAAAGCACTTCTTCCTTTCTCCATCTGTCCGGCTGCTACCGACTAAAAAAACTGCACTGGATCTTTTGTCCTATGCCTGGCAACTGAAAAAGTTCACGGAACCTTTTCGTTGTATGACTGGTAACACCAAAGAAGAGTGGACCAAATGTCCACTCTTCTGCCGGGTTCTTATGTAACTGTTGTAAGTATAGCACTCTTTTTCAGATCATGCAAGCCTTTTGGCCAATTTCATGCCTGTTTTCGCACAATTTCATTATATTTCACACAAACCCTCTCTGTATAACACACTATACAGCAACTTGCACGCTTTCGATTCCTTAACGGCTCTTTGTGCCAACGCCATCCCGTTTTGCCTGCTTCAGACGGTTCAAAGTCACTTCCCGTTCTCCCACTTTTACTTTCGTCTCTGTTCCTTCCGTAAACAGATACACTTCTTCCAGTTCATCTTTTTTCTGGAGACGGATTCCACGGACTCCCACGGCTCCTTTTTTCTTCTGCGGAATATCATCCGCTGCAAACCGAAGGAAATATCCTCCCTTTGTCCGAAGTACCGCCTGCTGTCCTTCTGTTACCAGCCAGACACCGATCAGCGCATCCTCGTCCTGAAGTTTCGTTGCCACAATGGTTCGTTTGGATACCAGGAACTCGCTTCCCTCTACTTTCTTGATCATTCCCTGTCTGGTAGCAAATAACAGTTTTGCATACCGAAGCTGTTCTCCGTCACAGATATAGACGATCTGTTCTTCGGTACTGTCATAATTGCTCACATTGTCAATCGGGGTTCCCTTGTCCCGGAATCTTCCGTAAGGCAGATCCAGTACTTTGACCTGATGCATCTTTCCGGTATCTGTAAACATACAGATCTTCCCGGTATTCAGACAATGTACAATGTATTTGTTTTCCTGATCGGCCGCCTCTTTGTTCCGTTCATACACAGACGGATCCACCGTTCTTGCATACCCGAACCGATCCATCAGGAAGACCACTTCCTGTTCTTCGATCTTCTTTTCTTCAAAGACGGCTTCCTCTGCATTTTCAACCTTTGTGCGACGTTTTCTTCCATAATTTTTCTTGATCTCATCCAGTTCGGACATGATCAACTCCGCCATGGAATCGTAGTTGTTCAGAAGATCTTCATATCTTGCGATATTTTTCAGCGTCTGTTCGTGTTCTCTCTCCAGAGCCTCGATTTCCAAACCGATCAGTCGGTACAGACGCATCTCCAGAATGGCAGTTGCCTGTCGCTCTGTAAAGCGCAGCATGGCTGCCATCTTTTTGGAGATCTTGGATTTGAACTGGATGTTCTCCGTCTCTCCCCGGATCAGGCAGGCCTTTGCATCTTTTACATTTTTACTTCCACGCAGGATCTCGATGATCAGATCGATCACGTTGCAGGCCTTAATCAGCCCTTCCTGCACTTCCTTCTTTTCCTGCTCTTTTGCAAGAAGTGTCCGGTACTTTCTGGTAGAAAGTTCAAACTGAAAATCCACATGATGTTCGATGATCTGTTTCAGACTTAATGTCTCCGGTCTGCCATTTGCCACTGCCAGCATATTGACACCGAAAGTATCTTCCAGTCTGGTCTTCTTATAGAGCATATTTTCCAGATTCTCAACGTCCGCACCCTTTTTCAGCTCCAGCACGATCCTGATTCCCTCTTTGGAGGACTGGTTGGAAATGTCCGTGATATCAGAAGTCAGCTTTGTCTCCACCAGATGATATACATCGTTTAGGAATTTGCCGATTCCGCTTCCGATCATGGTATAAGGGATCTCAGAAATCACCAGTTGTTTCTTTCCGCCTTTTAATTCCTCGACCTCTACTTTTCCGCGAAGTTTGATCTTGCCCTGCCCGTTTTCATAGATATGGGCCAGATCATCCTTGTTGACTACAATTCCTCCCGTTGGGAAATCCGGTCCTTTAATATACTTCATCAATCCTTTTGTAGTAATCTCGTTGTCCATCATATAGGCTTTGACCGCATCCACCACTTCTCCCAGATTATGGGTAGGGATGCTGGTTGCCATACCAACCGCAATTCCTTCTGCGCCATTTACCAGCAGATTCGGAATCCGAACCGGCAAAACCAGAGGTTCTTTTTCTGTCTCATCAAAGTTTGGCCCGAAATCCACCACATTTTTATCCAGATCTGCCAGATACACTTCCTGAGTCAGTTTCGCAAGCCGTGCTTCCGTATAACGCATGGCAGCGGCTCCGTCTCCTTCGATGGAGCCGAAATTTCCGTGGCCATCCACCAGCACCATACCTTTTTTAAAGTCCTGCGCCATCACCACCAGAGCTTCATAAATGGAACTGTCCCCGTGCGGATGATATTTACCCATGGTATCTCCCACGATACGGGCGCATTTTCGATAAGGTCTGTCATAACGGATTCCAAGCTCATGCATATCGTAAAGGGTTCTTCTCTGCACCGGCTTCAGCCCGTCCCTCACATCCGGCAGGGCACGGGCAATGATTACGCTCATCGCATAATCGATATATGATTTTTTCATTACATCCGAATATTCTGTTCGGATGATCTGTGATTCACTCATCGGTTTTCTCCTTTAACATCAGATATCCAGCTCTGCTTCTGTGGCATTCTTATATATGAAAGAACGTCTCGGCGGAACTTCGGTTCCCATCAGCATTTCCGTCACACTGGAGGCCATTCTCGCATCCTCGATCTCTACCAGCTTCAACATCCGGTGCTCCGGATCCAGCGTTGTCTCCCAGAGCTGCTGCGCGTCCATCTCACCCAGACCTTTGTAACGCTGCAGCGTAAACGGACCGGTATGTTTTTTTCGGTAATGTTCCAGAGCCTTATCATCATACAGATACTCTTCTTCCCCATTCTTCGGCATCGCTTTATAAAGCGGCGGCATGGCGATATAGACATGTCCTTCATAGATCAGTTCCGGCATAAACCGGTAGAACAATGTTAACAAAAGGGTGGAGATATGGGCTCCGTCCACATCCGCATCCGCCATAATAATAATCTTGTCATACCGCAGTTTTGTGATATCAAAATCGTTGCCGTATCCTTCGGAAAATCCACAGCCAAATGCATTGATCATGGTCTTGATCTCCGCATTTGCAAGGACTTTGTCAATGCTCGCCTTCTCCACATTCAGAATCTTTCCGCGAATCGGAAGGATTGCCTGATATTTTCGGTTTCTGGCTGTCTTCGCAGATCCGCCCGCAGAATCTCCCTCCACGATAAAAATCTCACATTTGGAAGCATCTCTGCTCTCACAGTTTGCCAGCTTTCCGTTACTGTCAAAGGAATATTTCTGTTTGGTCAGCAGATTGGTCTTTGCCTTCTCTTCCGTCTTTCGGATTTTTGCTGCCTTTTCCGCACAGGACAGGATCTTTTTCAGAGTTTCCAGGTTTCTGTCAAAATACAGAACCATCTCATCCCCCGTCACCTTTCCGGTGGCCTTGGATGCATCCGGGTTGTCCAGCTTCGTCTTGGTCTGTCCCTCAAATCTCGGATCCGGATGTTTGATGGAGACGATCGCCGTCATTCCGTTTCGGATATCCGCTCCGGTAAAATTGGCATCCTTCTCTTTCAGCACCCCGATCTCACGGGCATACTGGTTCATCACCGTCGTAAAGGTCGTCTTAAATCCGGTCAGATGGGTTCCGCCTTCCGCATTATAAATGTTATTACAGAAGCCCAGTACATTTTCATGGAATTCATTGACATACTGCAACGCGATCTCCACTTCAATCCCCTCTGCCGTTCCTTTAAAATAAATGGGATCGTGGATCGCTTCTTTCTTTTCATTTAATTCCCGGATAAATCCAAGGATTCCGTCCGGTTCATGATAGGTTACTTTTTCCTGGCTGTCCGGTCTTTTATCCTCGAACACGATCGTCAGAGACGGGTTTAAGTACGCCGTCTCATGCATCCTGCTTTTGATCTCTTCTGCGCGGAACTTCGTCTTCTCGAAGATCGTATCATCCGGCAGGAAGTTCACCTTCGTTCCGGTCTTTCTGGTCTTGCCAACCACTGGCAGCAGGCCGTTTTCCAGTTCGATCACCGGATGTCCCTGTTCGTACCGGTCATGATGGATTGCTCCTTCCCGGCTGATCCACACATCCATATGGGTGGACAGTGCGTTTACAACAGAAGAACCGACTCCGTGAAGACCTCCGCTGGTCTTATAAGCCGAATCGTCAAATTTACCGCCGGCATGCAGCGTCGTATATACAATTCGTGCTGCCGAAACTCCTTTTGCGTGCATTCCCACCGGAACACCACGTCCGTTATCTTCCACAGTCGCAGACCCGTCCGCCTCCAGTGTCACATGGATCTCCGTACAGAATCCGGCGAGATGCTCATCCACCGCATTATCTACGATCTCGTAAACCAGATGATTCAATCCCTTCGTAGACACACTTCCGATATACATTCCCGGACGCTTTCGTACCGCTTCCAGTCCTTCCAGGATCGAAATACTGTCTGCATCGTATGTATTTTTCTTTGCCATCTTATACTTTCCTTCCTGATTTTATGCAAATGCATACTCCTGTTTGCTATCTTAGCACAAAATCTTGGGTCAGTTCAACTAGATTTTCACTCTATCACTACACCATATAGAACATCCGCCAGGATTTCCATGGAATTTTTCATCTCTCCCACCGTATTCGTCTGCGCCCCGGCCTCGATCAGAAGAGATTTCGGAAGCATATGCAGACTGTACCGGTATCCCTTCAGATAAATATGTCTGGCATAACCCGGATACCTGGTCTCACAGGCCAGTTGCATCTGAAAGGAAAACGACAGATTCTCCTGAATATATGGGTTTGCCAGATACGCGATGTCCCCATTGGTCCGGGTTCTGCTCAGCCCGTTAAAAAACATGATCTTTGCCGTCGGCTTTCCGGCGATCTCCGTAACCAGATGGGTCGTATCCGCCACACCATCCCGATGCAGATCGATTGCGACCTGGATTGACGGATTTTCTTTCAAAATCTTCCGAACCTGCGGCTCCACCAGTTCGTATGCGTTACTACGATCCAGTTTTCCGTCCACCAGATCATAAACGCCGGTATGATGCAGCGTCTCGATTCCTTTTTGGTTCAGAAGCTCTGTCAGATACTCTCCGATCCCTACGATCGACGTGTTCGGATCCCCCGGCACAGAATCCGCAAAGGTCTCCTGGGAATGGGTGTGAAAGATCAGGATCTTTGGGCCTTGTACACTTCTGTCAATTTTCGAACTCCGACTCATCAGGTCTTGAATATTCAACTGCTCCGGACCGATCATCGTAATGCTGTCCACTGTATAAAACCGGTTCAGAAGATATTCAAAATCCTGCAATTTCTCCATGGAAAATCCCCCGTCTGTCGGAGCGTTTTCCCCGGAACTTTGCGTCGGATCTGCCTCCCGTTTTTCTTCTGCTTCCGCAAAAGTCTCATCCTCTGCCTGTTCTTTTAAAATCCTCGCAATCGTCTGCGGATCCTCTACTTCTCCGGCATAAGCCTGTTTTTCCGATGTAAATGCCAGATATGGCAGCAGACGGATTGCCTGCTCCAGCAACCAGTCCTCTCCGCTTTTTTCGTTTTCTTCTTTCAGATAAGAAAAGCCCGGAAGATAAAGTCTTTCCGCCAGACCTAATAATTTTTCCTGTAAAAACAAATTGCCCAGCCACAGAATGAAAAAAATACAGACGGGCACCATAAACCTTCCTTTTCTCATATCATACTTTATGTCCCAGCCTTCCCGGTTATGAACTTAAACCTTCATTTTTTTCATTCCTGTCACCTGCAAATAACAGGTTCAGTCCTTCTGAAATCGTAAATCCGATCTGCACCACCATTTCATCCACATCTTTCGGCGTCATATACATTCCGTTCAAATGAGGAGAAATCAGTTCTTTCACCAGTTCATATTTTTCTGTCCCGTTATAGGATCGCAGCACTTCTCCCACCCCTTTCAGACTGTCGGATGTTTCCAGCGCGCGGATCAGATTTTCCATGGTATCATTGACGATCGTGGCTGCATCCACCACCGTAGGAACCCCGATTGCGATCACCGGAACCCCCAGGCTTTCTCTGGTAAGTCCGTTTCTGTGGTTTCCCACACCGGAGCCAGGATGAATCCCCGTGTCTGCGATCTGGATCGTCCGATTTAATCTTTTACTGTTTCTCGCTGCCAATGCATCCACCGCGATCACCAGATCCGGATGAGTCTGCTCCACGATTCCTCTCACGATCTCCACCGTTTCCATACCGGTTTTTCCCATCACGCCCGGCGTGATCGCACTGACCAGATTCATCACATCCATTCCCATCGCATATTTCCCATATTCTTTGACTACATGCCGGTTTACACAGACCTGATCTGCCACGTTTGGCCCCAGAGCATCCGGTGTTACATCCCGGTTGCCAAGTCCTACGATCAGCACCGAGCAGTCTTCCTTTTCACGAAACCCCAGCTTTTCCATCAATTCCTTCACATGACCTGCCAGTCTGACAGATACCTCCCTGTGGTAGGATTCATCCGGCACTACCAGATTTGGCGCCTCCAGCGTAATATACGTCCCCACCGGTTTTCCCATGGTTCTGGCACCTTTTTCCGTCTGGATGATCACCCGGGTCATTTGGATTTCCCGCTCCGCATCATAGTCCTCTTCCAGAATCACACCTTTCACTTCCACATCATCTGACTCGAACTTTTCCTTTTCCTCCAATGCCAGATCGGTACGTACTTCATATCTGTCCAACATCTTTGCTCTCCTTCATCCTGTTATTTTTCTCTGAATTTGTTGCCTTACTTCTCGCCTTGCCCATCAGCATTTCGGCTGTCTTTCCTTTTATCGCCTAGTTTTTCCAATTATTTCAGAAATATGTATTGACAAGGTTGTACCCTTATCATAAAATAAATGAGTATGTTCCGTTAGAACGTCCGTGTCCGAGTCTAACGGTTCCAACATTATCAAGTAATTTATCAATCACATTTTGGAGGTGTACAGATTGGCTAATATTAAATCTGCAAAGAAAAGAATTCTCGTTACAGAGACAAAGACTGCCAGAAACAAAGCAATCAAATCTAAAGTTAAAACAATGGTAAAGAAGGTAGAAGCTGCTGTTGAAGCAAAAGACGTTGCTGCTGCTCAGGACGCACTGAAAGCTGCAATTTCCGAGATCAACAAAGCTGGAACAAAGGGTGTTTACCACAAGAAGACATGTTCCAGAAAAATCGCTCGTCTTTCCAAGGCTGTATCTGCAATCGCTTAATTTACAGAGCATTTTATATTGAATTTACAAGAAGAACATCCATACCGTCAGTGGATGTTCTTTTTTTATGCAACCTTTTGTGGCAGGGTAACAGTTTTCATCAACACATTTCTTCCGCAAAAGGGATGCATAAGGGAACATCCGAAGCCCCGGTACTTTCTGAGAGCGTGCGTGAGCATCGCTCGAAGGTTCTCTCTATGGGGCGAAGGCAAGCGTAAGCGGTTCCCGTTGCAACCTTTTGCGGGAGGATAGTGGTTTGCGTAAACAAAAGATCCACAGAACTCTTTCATGAATTCTGTGGATCTTTCTTCTTTTCTTTATTTACACAATTCGGATTAGTTGTTGATCAGCTTATCTTCGTTGCTCCAGCTGTACAGTTTTCTGATTTCTTCTCCAACCTTTTCAGCCTGATGCTCTGCAGCTTTCTTTCTCATAGCCTTGAAGTGTACCTGACGTCCTGCCGGTGACATATCAAGCAAGAACTCTTTTGCGAAAGTTCCATCCTGGATATCGGACAGGATCTTCTTCATAGCTTTCTTTGTATCTTCTGTAATGATCTTCGGTCCTGTAATGTAATCGCCATACTCAGCAGTATTGGAGATGGAGTATCTCATTCCTGCAAATCCTGACTGATAGATCAGGTCAACGATCAGTTTCATTTCGTGGATACACTCAAAATATGCATTTCTCGGATCATATCCAGCCTCACACAGAGTCTCAAATCCAGCCTGCATCAGAGCACATACACCACCACAAAGAACTGCCTGCTCACCGAAGAGGTCTGTCTCTGTCTCTACTCTGTAGGTTGTCTCAAGAAGTCCAGCTCTTGCTCCACCGATTGCAAGACCATAAGCCAGTGCACGATCCCATGCTTTTCCTGTTGCATCCTGCTCAACAGCAATCAGACACGGTGTTCCTTTTCCTGCTACATACTCACTTCTTACTGTATGTCCCGGTGCCTTTGGTGCGATCATGGTAACATCTACATTTGCCGGAGGTGTGATACATCCGAAGTGAATGTTAAATCCATGAGCAAACATCAGCATGTTTCCTTCTTCCAGGTTTGGCTCGATGTCTTTCTTGTACATATCTGCCTGAAGTTCATCGTTGATCAGGATCATAATGATATCAGCCTGTTTTGCTGCTTCTGCTGCTGTAAACACCTGGAATCCCTGCTCTTCAGCTCTCTTCCAGGATTTGCTTCCTTCATAAAGTCCGATGATAACATCGCATCCGGAATCTTTCAGGTTCAGAGCGTGTGCATGTCCCTGACTTCCGTATCCGATGATTGCGATCTTCTGTCCTTCCAATACAGAAAGATTACAGTCTTCCTGATAAAAAATTCTTGCTGCCATTTTTACATTCCTCCTAAATTGTGTAAATAATTATGTTAAAGACTTTCGTCTCTAGCCTCTGGTTCCTAGAGATAAGTAACATCCTTCAGTCCTCTGGCCAGTCCCGTAATTCCGGTTCTCGCCAGTTCCAGGATCTCATATCCATCCAGAAGATTTAAAAATGCTTCCAACTTGGACTGATTTCCCGTCAGCTCGATCATCAGGCATTCTTTTTCCACATCCACGACTTTCGCACGGAAAATATCCGCCAGTGAAATCACTTCAGCACGATGAGATGCATCAACTCTGACTTTTACGATGATCAACTCGCGGTAAACAGAATCATCATCCTTTAAAAGCTTGATCTCTCTTACATCTTCCAGTTTGCGTACCTGCTTCTCGATCTGGGACAGGATCACCTCGTCTCCTGTCGCAACTACCGTAATTCTGGTAAATCTCGGATCAGCCGTAACACCGGCTGTAATACTGTCGATACTGTATCCTCTTCGGCTGAACAGTCCTGCGATTCGACTCAGGACACCCGGAGTATTATCGACAATCAATGAATAAACTTGCTTTCTCATTCTCTTTCCTACTCACTTTCCAGAAAACAGAGTGCGTTCTGTTTTCTAAATAATATCAACTTCCAACCTGTTTGTCAAGTTGTGATTTTAATATCTTACAGATTAATTTAGCTACGATATCCATCCGGATTATTGGACTGCCATTTCCA
This window of the Mediterraneibacter butyricigenes genome carries:
- the gpr gene encoding GPR endopeptidase, giving the protein MLDRYEVRTDLALEEKEKFESDDVEVKGVILEEDYDAEREIQMTRVIIQTEKGARTMGKPVGTYITLEAPNLVVPDESYHREVSVRLAGHVKELMEKLGFREKEDCSVLIVGLGNRDVTPDALGPNVADQVCVNRHVVKEYGKYAMGMDVMNLVSAITPGVMGKTGMETVEIVRGIVEQTHPDLVIAVDALAARNSKRLNRTIQIADTGIHPGSGVGNHRNGLTRESLGVPVIAIGVPTVVDAATIVNDTMENLIRALETSDSLKGVGEVLRSYNGTEKYELVKELISPHLNGMYMTPKDVDEMVVQIGFTISEGLNLLFAGDRNEKNEGLSS
- the rpsT gene encoding 30S ribosomal protein S20, which codes for MANIKSAKKRILVTETKTARNKAIKSKVKTMVKKVEAAVEAKDVAAAQDALKAAISEINKAGTKGVYHKKTCSRKIARLSKAVSAIA
- the ilvN gene encoding acetolactate synthase small subunit, whose product is MRKQVYSLIVDNTPGVLSRIAGLFSRRGYSIDSITAGVTADPRFTRITVVATGDEVILSQIEKQVRKLEDVREIKLLKDDDSVYRELIIVKVRVDASHRAEVISLADIFRAKVVDVEKECLMIELTGNQSKLEAFLNLLDGYEILELARTGITGLARGLKDVTYL
- a CDS encoding DNA gyrase/topoisomerase IV subunit B, with the translated sequence MAKKNTYDADSISILEGLEAVRKRPGMYIGSVSTKGLNHLVYEIVDNAVDEHLAGFCTEIHVTLEADGSATVEDNGRGVPVGMHAKGVSAARIVYTTLHAGGKFDDSAYKTSGGLHGVGSSVVNALSTHMDVWISREGAIHHDRYEQGHPVIELENGLLPVVGKTRKTGTKVNFLPDDTIFEKTKFRAEEIKSRMHETAYLNPSLTIVFEDKRPDSQEKVTYHEPDGILGFIRELNEKKEAIHDPIYFKGTAEGIEVEIALQYVNEFHENVLGFCNNIYNAEGGTHLTGFKTTFTTVMNQYAREIGVLKEKDANFTGADIRNGMTAIVSIKHPDPRFEGQTKTKLDNPDASKATGKVTGDEMVLYFDRNLETLKKILSCAEKAAKIRKTEEKAKTNLLTKQKYSFDSNGKLANCESRDASKCEIFIVEGDSAGGSAKTARNRKYQAILPIRGKILNVEKASIDKVLANAEIKTMINAFGCGFSEGYGNDFDITKLRYDKIIIMADADVDGAHISTLLLTLFYRFMPELIYEGHVYIAMPPLYKAMPKNGEEEYLYDDKALEHYRKKHTGPFTLQRYKGLGEMDAQQLWETTLDPEHRMLKLVEIEDARMASSVTEMLMGTEVPPRRSFIYKNATEAELDI
- the ilvC gene encoding ketol-acid reductoisomerase; this encodes MAARIFYQEDCNLSVLEGQKIAIIGYGSQGHAHALNLKDSGCDVIIGLYEGSKSWKRAEEQGFQVFTAAEAAKQADIIMILINDELQADMYKKDIEPNLEEGNMLMFAHGFNIHFGCITPPANVDVTMIAPKAPGHTVRSEYVAGKGTPCLIAVEQDATGKAWDRALAYGLAIGGARAGLLETTYRVETETDLFGEQAVLCGGVCALMQAGFETLCEAGYDPRNAYFECIHEMKLIVDLIYQSGFAGMRYSISNTAEYGDYITGPKIITEDTKKAMKKILSDIQDGTFAKEFLLDMSPAGRQVHFKAMRKKAAEHQAEKVGEEIRKLYSWSNEDKLINN
- a CDS encoding stage II sporulation protein P, with the protein product MRKGRFMVPVCIFFILWLGNLFLQEKLLGLAERLYLPGFSYLKEENEKSGEDWLLEQAIRLLPYLAFTSEKQAYAGEVEDPQTIARILKEQAEDETFAEAEEKREADPTQSSGENAPTDGGFSMEKLQDFEYLLNRFYTVDSITMIGPEQLNIQDLMSRSSKIDRSVQGPKILIFHTHSQETFADSVPGDPNTSIVGIGEYLTELLNQKGIETLHHTGVYDLVDGKLDRSNAYELVEPQVRKILKENPSIQVAIDLHRDGVADTTHLVTEIAGKPTAKIMFFNGLSRTRTNGDIAYLANPYIQENLSFSFQMQLACETRYPGYARHIYLKGYRYSLHMLPKSLLIEAGAQTNTVGEMKNSMEILADVLYGVVIE